From the Fusobacterium ulcerans ATCC 49185 genome, the window ATAGATGATTTATATGGAAAAAGACTTTCTTCAGAGTTTGGAGGAATTTCTTATGGTATGCACAATGAAGGAAGAGTAAGAGGAAAAATCGTAGAGTTTCATGGAGATGGACAGGAAGTAGAATTTCATATAGATGATTTTTCAACAAGAATAAAACTCGCTATACTTGGAAGATATAATGTGTACAATGTACTTGGAGCAATTTCTATAGCATTGCTTTTAGGAATAAAAAGGGAAATTGTTCTTGATAAAATAAAAAAATTAAAAGGAGCACCAGGAAGATATGAATTAGTAAACTGTGGACAGGATTTTACAGTAATTGTAGACTACTCACATACAGGAGATGCTCTTGAAAATATATTGAAAAGTATAAATGAATTGAAAAAAGGAAAAGTAATAACAGTTTTTGGATGTGGTGGAGACAGAGATCCAAGCAAAAGACCTGTTATGGGAGAAATAGCTGAAAGATTGAGTGATATTGCAATAGTGACATCAGATAATCCAAGAACAGAGGATCCTCACAAAATAGTGGAACAAGTACTGGAAGGAATGAAAGGAAAAAATCATATTGTGGTGGAGGATAGAGATCATGCTATATCTAAAGCTATAAAATTAGCAGAAGCAAAAGATATCATTCTTATAGCTGGAAAAGGACATGAAACTTATCAAATATTGGGCAGAAAAAAAATACATTTTGATGATAGAGAAATAGCCAGAAGAGAGATAGTGAAAAAGAAAAAGATGAAATAAGGGGGAATCATGCTGGTAAGTGAAGTAAAGAAAGTTAAAATAGGAAAAAATATAGAGATTGGTGGCAATAATAGATTCACTTTGATAGCAGGTCCATGTGTAATAGAATCTGAAGAATTAGTAATGGAAGTAGCAGGAAAAGTAAAAGAAATATGTAACAAATTAGGAATAAACTATATATTTAAAGCTTCTTTTGATAAAGCTAACAGATCATCTATCCATTCATATAGAGGACCTGGAATAGAAGAAGGACTTAGAATATTGCAAAAAGTAAAAGATATATATGATCTTCCAGTTGTAACAGATGTACATGAAGTATGGCAGTGTAAAAAAGTAGCAGAAGTAGTAGACCTTATACAGATACCAGCATTTTTATGCAGACAGACAGATTTACTCATAGCAGCAGCTGAAACAGGACTTCCTGTAAATGTAAAAAAAGGGCAGTTTCTTGCTCCATGGGATATGAAAAATGTAGTAACTAAAATGGAAGAAAGTGGAAATCCTAATATTATGCTTTGTGAAAGAGGAAGCACTTTTGGATATAATAATATGGTAGTAGATATGAGATCTTTCATGGAAATGAGAAAATTTGGATACCCAGTGGTATTTGATGTAACTCATGCAGTACAAAAGCCAGGAGGGTTGGGAACAGCTACTTCTGGGGACAGAGAATATGTTTATCCATTAATGAGAGCAGGACTTGCAATAGGAGTAGATGCAATATTTGCAGAGGTACATCCAAATCCTGAGAAAGCTTTGTCAGATGGACCTAATATGCTTTATTTATCTGAGCTTGAAGAGATACTGAAAATGGCAGTAAAGATAGATGATCTTGTAAAAGGAAGATAATAGGAGATGACAAAGGAATGGATATAATTAATTATGCCAAGGAAGTTTTTGATTCAGAAATAGAAGAGTTAAAAATAGTAAGAGATAAAATTAATAGAGAGATAATAGATGTGGTGGAAGAAATACTGAAATCAGAAGGAAAAGTAGTAGTAACAGGTATAGGAAAATCAGGATTGATTGGGAAGAAAATAGCTGCTACGCTCGCTTCAACAGGAACGCATTCAGTATTTATGAATTCAGCAGAAGGACTTCATGGAGATCTTGGAATGATATCTAAGGAGGATATAGTTATAGCTATATCAAATAGTGGAAATAGTGATGAAATAGTTGCCATAATTCCATCTATCAAGAAGATAGGTGCCAAGATAGTTGCTATGACAGGGAACAGAAATTCAAAACTTGGAAGAGAAGCAGACTATATATTAAATATAGGAGTAAAGAGAGAGGGATGTCCTCTTAATCTTGCACCAATGTCATCTACTACAAGTACATTGGTAATGGGAGATGCTCTTGCAGCAATCCTTATTAAAAAAAGAGATTTCAAACCAGAAAACTTTGCATTATATCATCCAGGAGGAAGTCTGGGAAAAAGACTTTTAATGAAAGTAAGAGATGTGATGCATAAAGAGGATATGCTTCCTCTGTGTGATAAGGAAAGTATAATAGACGATGTAATATTAACAATGACAGATAAAAGACTTGGAGCTGTCTGTGTAATGAATGGTGATCTGATGGTTGGAATAATCACAGAGGGAGATATAAGAAGAGCTTTGAAAAGAAGAGAGGAATTCTTTGGATTTAAAGCAAAAGATATTATGACTAGAAACTTTACTAAGGTAGACAGTGAAAGTATGGCAATAGATGCACTGGAACTTATGGAAAATAGAGAAAGCCAAATATCAGTTCTTCCCGTATTTGACAAGGATAAATTAGTAGGAATGGTAAGAGTACATGACCTTTTAAATGTTGTAGGAAGATAATTGGAAAATAGTTGACATGGGAAGTAAATTTTTATATAATCTTAGATATATACAAAAATTAAATTTTTAAGGAGTGATAATAATGATAACTAAAGATATGAATATTCTAGAAGCAGTTCAACAATACCCTATATTAGCAGATGTATTTAGAAAACATGGATTGGGATGTGTAGGATGTATGATAGCTGCTGGAGAAACTTTAGGAGAAGGAATTTCTGCTCATGGATTAGATGCAGATGCTATAATAGCTGAAGCTAATGAATTAGTAGCAGCACAAAAATAATCAAATTATTAAAAATAAAAGGCAGATTTTATAAAAATCTGCCTTTTTTAGTATCTATAAGCCATTTTTATAAAATATATTATTGACAAATAAGAAATCATATGATATCATAATTAATGCGTGGAAGGTTATCCTAACTGGTAAGG encodes:
- a CDS encoding UDP-N-acetylmuramoyl-L-alanyl-D-glutamate--2,6-diaminopimelate ligase — translated: MEKFLNGLEYEILKDVVKEEEYTGIEYDSRKIKTGDIFVALEGAISDGHNYIEQAVKNGAKCILVSKKIETAFPVKYIWIKDLRRKLGVLASNFYNWPQKKLKIIGITGTNGKTTTTYLIESILGSDKTARIGTVEYKIGDEVIEAPNTTPESLDIVKMCKRSVEKGMEYLVMEVSSHALDLGRVDMLEFDVSMFTNLTLDHLDFHKTMEDYFQAKRKLFTMMKKGCEKNCVINIDDLYGKRLSSEFGGISYGMHNEGRVRGKIVEFHGDGQEVEFHIDDFSTRIKLAILGRYNVYNVLGAISIALLLGIKREIVLDKIKKLKGAPGRYELVNCGQDFTVIVDYSHTGDALENILKSINELKKGKVITVFGCGGDRDPSKRPVMGEIAERLSDIAIVTSDNPRTEDPHKIVEQVLEGMKGKNHIVVEDRDHAISKAIKLAEAKDIILIAGKGHETYQILGRKKIHFDDREIARREIVKKKKMK
- the kdsA gene encoding 3-deoxy-8-phosphooctulonate synthase, yielding MLVSEVKKVKIGKNIEIGGNNRFTLIAGPCVIESEELVMEVAGKVKEICNKLGINYIFKASFDKANRSSIHSYRGPGIEEGLRILQKVKDIYDLPVVTDVHEVWQCKKVAEVVDLIQIPAFLCRQTDLLIAAAETGLPVNVKKGQFLAPWDMKNVVTKMEESGNPNIMLCERGSTFGYNNMVVDMRSFMEMRKFGYPVVFDVTHAVQKPGGLGTATSGDREYVYPLMRAGLAIGVDAIFAEVHPNPEKALSDGPNMLYLSELEEILKMAVKIDDLVKGR
- a CDS encoding KpsF/GutQ family sugar-phosphate isomerase, which encodes MDIINYAKEVFDSEIEELKIVRDKINREIIDVVEEILKSEGKVVVTGIGKSGLIGKKIAATLASTGTHSVFMNSAEGLHGDLGMISKEDIVIAISNSGNSDEIVAIIPSIKKIGAKIVAMTGNRNSKLGREADYILNIGVKREGCPLNLAPMSSTTSTLVMGDALAAILIKKRDFKPENFALYHPGGSLGKRLLMKVRDVMHKEDMLPLCDKESIIDDVILTMTDKRLGAVCVMNGDLMVGIITEGDIRRALKRREEFFGFKAKDIMTRNFTKVDSESMAIDALELMENRESQISVLPVFDKDKLVGMVRVHDLLNVVGR
- a CDS encoding DUF1858 domain-containing protein — encoded protein: MITKDMNILEAVQQYPILADVFRKHGLGCVGCMIAAGETLGEGISAHGLDADAIIAEANELVAAQK